A genomic stretch from Narcine bancroftii isolate sNarBan1 chromosome 9, sNarBan1.hap1, whole genome shotgun sequence includes:
- the LOC138743335 gene encoding heterogeneous nuclear ribonucleoprotein D0-like gives MTDVEQQHAKGSQNGHYDDGEGPDGGEEMVADGAVVAASAETEGSKINASKNEEDAGKMFVGGLSWDTSKKDLKDYFSKFGEVVDCTIKMDPATGRSRGFGFILFKDCSSADRVLEQKEHKLDGRVVDPKRAMAMKKEPVKKIFVGGLHPDTPEDKIREYFGSFGEVESIELPMDSKTNKRRGFCFISFKEEEPVKKILEKKYHDIGNSKCEIKVAQPKEVYQQQQQWGGRGSFTGRGRGGGRGTGQSQNWSQGYSNNYWNPNYSSSYGYSGQSGYGAYGGYDYTSYNYNSSYYGGYGQGYDYNQSNGNYGKAPRRGAAQGSYKPY, from the exons ATGACCGACGTGGAACAGCAGCACGCCAAGGGATCCCAGAACGGCCATTACGACGACGGCGAGGGGCCGGATGGCGGGGAAGAGATGGTGGCGGACGGAGCGGTAGTTGCGGCCAGCGCCGAGACCGAGGGCTCGAAGATCAACGCCAGTAAGAATGAAGAAGACGCTGG gaaAATGTTCGTGGGAGGCTTGAGCTGGGACACCAGCAAAAAGGACCTGAAAGAttatttttccaaatttggcGAAGTTGTGGACTGTACAATTAAGATGGATCCCGCAACGGGAAGGTCGAGGGGGTTTGGATTTATCCTTTTCAAAGATTGCTCATCCGCCGATAGG GTTTTGGAACAAAAAGAACATAAATTAGATGGCAGAGTGGTTGATCCTAAAAGAGCAATGGCTATGAAGAAAGAACCTGTAAAGAAAATTTTTGTTGGAGGCCTTCATCCAGATACTCCAGAGGATAAGATCAGAGAGTACTTTGGAAGCTTTGGTGAG GTGGAATCAATTGAACTTCCAATGGATAGTAAAACCAACAAGAGAAGAGGATTTTGTTTCATCTCATTTAAAGAAGAGGAGCCAGTGAAAAAGATCTTGGAGAAGAAGTACCACGATATTGGAAATAGCAAG TGTGAAATTAAAGTGGCTCAGCCTAAAGAAGTTTATCAGCAACAACAACAGTGGGGAGGCAGAGGCAGCTTCACAGGAAGGGGCAGAGGTGGTGGTCGTGGAACTG GTCAAAGTCAGAACTGGAGTCAAGGATACAGCAATAATTACTGGAATCCAAACTACAGCAGCAGTTATGGTTACAGCGGGCAAAGTGGCTATGGTGCTTACGGAGGCTATGATTATACTAGCTATAACTACAATAGTAGTTACTATGGTGGATATGGACAAGGATATGACTACA ATCAGAGTAATGGAAATTATGGGAAAGCACCAAGACGCGGAGCAGCTCAAGGTAGCTACAAACCATATTAA